The following are encoded together in the Penaeus chinensis breed Huanghai No. 1 chromosome 20, ASM1920278v2, whole genome shotgun sequence genome:
- the LOC125036044 gene encoding tropomyosin-1, isoforms 33/34-like, which yields MSGVVATETVRPSHNSAFSAVVRKRFSFSVDSILASSPPKDAPKDTAADALHPPQTSPEEPLSPAEDRLSAKPLDDDDDNEGDEGDITVDSEPDDAPCRSDARLAQHLEEAAHKTPPPLASLLVHTGGVGPPLPPPSYLRRLHQPGEPARGLASEPPPPPPAGPPRPHQVSGAAQVPGARQSDPSEAQAQQQAAHALHHAAAAVAREEVPREAVPEHRRARRVLRLAQPDGDAGQDLVPEPPRQGQAPQGGRAGEAALQFAAAPAAHAPPAARVFAAALPPAAGAGAPAQLPPSLRHIHGQDPRPPQPFSVPSSAAGGTAGAPCLQ from the exons ATGTCGGGCGTGGTCGCCACCGAGACCGTCCGGCCGAGCCACAACTCCGCCTTCAGCGCCGTCGTCAGGAAGCGCTTCTCCTTCTCGGTGGACTCCATCCTCGCCAGCTCGCCGCCGAAGGACGCGCCGAAGGACACTGCCGCCGACGCCCTCCACCCGCCACAGACGTCGCCGGAGGAGCCGCTCTCGCCCGCCGAGGACAGACTCTCCGCCAAGCCcctggacgacgacgacgacaacgaagGCGACGAAGGAGACATCACCGTCGACTCGGAGCCCGACGACGCCCCCTGCCGCAGCGACGCCCGGCTGGCGCAGCACCTGGAGGAGGCCGCCCACAAGACGCCGCCGCCCCTGGCCAGCCTCTTGGTCCACACGGGCGGGGTGGGGCCGCCCTTGCCTCCGCCCTCCTACCTCCGCCGCCTCCATCAGCCCGGCGAGCCTGCCCGGGGCTTGGCCTccgaacctcctcctccaccaccagctGGCCCTCCGCGCCCTCACCA AGTCTCCGGAGCCGCCCAAGTTCCTGGGGCCCGTCAAAGTGACCCTTCGGAAGCACAAGCCCAACAGCAAGCCGCGCACGCCCTTCACCACGCAGCAGCTGCTGTCGCTCGAGAAGAAGTACCGCGAGAAGCAGTACCTGAGCATCGCCGAGCGCGCCGAGTTCTCCGCCTCGCTCAGCCTGACGGAGACGCAGGTCAAGATCTGGTTCCAGAACCGCCGCGCCAAGGACAAGCGCCTCAAGGAGGCCGAGCTGGAGAGGCTGCGCTACAGTTCGCGGCCGCTCCTGCCGCACACGCCCCTCCTGCCGCCCGCGTCTTTGCTGCCGCCCTTCCTCCTGCCGCCGGCGCTGGCGCACCCGCACAGCTGCCTCCCAGCTTGCGGCACATCCACGGCCAGGATCCGCGGCCGCCGCAGCCCTTCTCCGTGCCCTCCAGCGCCGCGGGGGGGACAGCAGGGGCGCCCTGCCTCCAGTAG